A section of the Mesobacillus jeotgali genome encodes:
- a CDS encoding YbxH family protein gives MGAIERSGFIFEPEYSVINQNGAIHVYHQGKLVEELKFSFDGDAPDPSFTERLIDHYCEKHGIE, from the coding sequence ATGGGTGCTATCGAACGCAGCGGGTTTATTTTTGAACCTGAATATAGTGTCATTAACCAAAACGGTGCCATTCATGTTTATCACCAAGGGAAATTAGTCGAGGAATTGAAATTTTCTTTTGACGGCGACGCTCCTGATCCGAGTTTTACAGAGCGTCTGATTGACCATTACTGTGAAAAACATGGAATAGAATAA
- a CDS encoding DUF962 domain-containing protein, whose protein sequence is MVFKHFEEFWPFYLSQHSKRSTRQWHFVGTSFVFIFVLAALFTMKLWLILFAPITAYAFAWFSHFFIEGNKPATFGHPVWSLRADFRMYRLILFGKLDEELHKHKLAG, encoded by the coding sequence ATGGTGTTTAAACATTTCGAAGAATTCTGGCCATTCTATTTGTCGCAACATAGTAAACGTTCAACCAGACAATGGCACTTTGTCGGCACTAGTTTCGTTTTTATATTTGTCTTAGCGGCGTTGTTTACAATGAAGTTGTGGTTGATTTTGTTTGCACCTATAACCGCTTATGCATTCGCCTGGTTCAGCCATTTCTTTATTGAAGGCAACAAGCCGGCCACTTTTGGCCACCCTGTCTGGTCTCTTCGGGCAGACTTCCGCATGTACCGGCTTATTTTATTTGGGAAACTGGACGAGGAACTTCATAAACATAAGCTGGCAGGTTGA
- a CDS encoding class I SAM-dependent methyltransferase, whose translation MEAKEKWNSKYRNRLMNETPTEANKRLQLMSDYLKGGTAIDIASGLGGNSIFLAENGYKVTAIDISEVAINFVKEQAAGRKLNIKAKTADLTSERSDFFSQEYDLSILTYYLDRSLFQVMKEVVKEGGYLFFETYYQNAATESQHVSNRYKLFSNELLKEFSKWRVLYFEENEQEGRQTIFCQKPSFISP comes from the coding sequence TTGGAAGCAAAAGAAAAATGGAATTCAAAATACAGGAATCGATTGATGAATGAAACCCCTACGGAAGCAAATAAAAGATTACAACTTATGTCAGATTATCTTAAGGGAGGAACAGCAATCGATATTGCTTCTGGACTTGGAGGCAATAGCATTTTCCTTGCTGAGAATGGGTATAAAGTGACCGCAATTGACATTTCGGAAGTTGCCATTAATTTCGTCAAGGAGCAGGCAGCGGGCCGAAAATTGAATATTAAGGCAAAAACAGCTGATTTGACGAGTGAAAGGTCCGATTTTTTCAGTCAAGAATACGACCTTTCCATCCTAACCTATTATTTAGACCGTTCATTATTTCAAGTCATGAAGGAAGTTGTAAAAGAAGGCGGCTATCTATTCTTCGAAACCTATTACCAAAATGCAGCAACGGAGAGCCAGCATGTTTCAAATCGGTATAAACTGTTTTCAAATGAATTACTTAAGGAATTCAGTAAGTGGAGAGTTCTATATTTTGAAGAAAATGAACAGGAAGGCCGACAAACAATTTTTTGCCAGAAACCATCCTTTATATCTCCATAA
- a CDS encoding zinc-dependent alcohol dehydrogenase, protein MKAVTYQGSKNIEVKNVKDPEIKNSDDIIIKVTASAICGSDLHLLHQMIPNLPTDYVIGHEPMGVVEEVGPGVSQLKKGDRVIIPFNVSCGECWYCKHDITSQCDNSNPHGEMGGFFGYSETTGGYAGGQAEYMRVPYGNFTPFKIPENCEVEDEKLVLLADAAATALWSVDHAGVKSGDTVVVLGCGPVGLLAQKFAWFKGAKRVIAVDHLNYRLEHAKKTNKVETVNIEEHQNTGEYLKEITKGGADIVIDCTGMSGKMSPLEYLASGLKLHGGAMGGLVIASQAVRKAGTIQITGVYGGRYNAFPLGDLFQRNVDLKMGQASVIPYMSFLYDLISNRKMDLSDVITHILPLDQATHGYQIFDTRTDGCIKVVLKP, encoded by the coding sequence ATGAAAGCCGTTACGTATCAAGGCAGCAAGAATATAGAGGTCAAAAATGTCAAAGACCCTGAAATAAAGAACTCGGACGACATTATCATAAAAGTAACAGCGTCGGCTATTTGCGGCTCCGATCTTCACCTTCTGCATCAGATGATTCCCAACTTGCCTACTGACTATGTTATTGGCCATGAACCAATGGGTGTAGTAGAAGAAGTAGGACCTGGCGTGAGCCAACTAAAGAAAGGCGATCGGGTGATCATCCCTTTCAATGTCAGCTGTGGAGAATGCTGGTACTGCAAGCATGACATCACCTCACAGTGTGATAATTCCAATCCCCATGGGGAAATGGGCGGATTCTTTGGGTATTCGGAAACAACAGGGGGATATGCAGGCGGCCAGGCTGAATATATGCGTGTACCATATGGTAATTTCACACCCTTTAAAATTCCCGAGAACTGTGAAGTTGAGGATGAGAAATTGGTTTTATTGGCAGACGCAGCTGCAACGGCTTTGTGGAGTGTCGATCACGCAGGAGTTAAATCCGGGGATACAGTGGTTGTTTTAGGCTGTGGTCCAGTTGGTTTGCTCGCCCAAAAGTTTGCCTGGTTCAAAGGTGCAAAACGAGTTATCGCCGTTGATCATTTGAATTATCGCCTGGAACATGCGAAAAAGACAAATAAGGTTGAAACTGTGAATATAGAGGAACACCAGAACACCGGTGAATATTTGAAAGAAATCACCAAAGGCGGAGCAGATATCGTCATTGACTGCACCGGTATGAGCGGCAAAATGTCACCGCTTGAGTACCTGGCTTCCGGCTTGAAGCTGCATGGCGGTGCAATGGGCGGTCTTGTTATTGCCTCACAGGCGGTTCGCAAAGCAGGTACAATCCAAATCACTGGGGTGTATGGAGGCAGGTATAATGCCTTCCCATTGGGTGACCTTTTCCAGCGTAATGTTGATTTGAAAATGGGACAGGCTTCGGTAATTCCGTATATGTCTTTTCTTTATGATCTTATTTCTAATCGTAAAATGGATCTCAGTGACGTCATTACCCACATTCTCCCGCTAGACCAGGCCACGCATGGCTATCAAATATTTGACACCAGGACAGATGGCTGCATTAAAGTGGTTCTCAAACCTTAA
- a CDS encoding aldehyde dehydrogenase yields the protein MENYSDLIEKQREFFLSGKTKNLSFRLEALNLLRRLIKSHEQELMDALKADLNKTEFDSYLTEIGIVLEELRFTIKHVRKWARPRKVKSTLTLFGSKSFIYPEPYGVALVIAPWNYPFQLAVAPLIGAIAAGNCAILKPSELTPHTSGVLSKLIHENFPEEYVAVVEGGVEASQGLLKEKLDYIFFTGSVPVGRIIMEAAAKNLTPVTLELGGKSPCIVHHDAHLKFAAKRIAWGKFMNAGQTCVAPDYLYVHKRVKEEFLMLLKESVKELYTMDAISSGNFTKIVSERHFNRLAAFLDNGKTYFGGRTNKEALAIEPTVLTNIDWKDKVMEDEIFGPILPVLEYDDLPEMISKINARPKPLALYIFSESEQVQKMILDHISFGGGCINDTVYHLSSPYLPFGGVGESGIGAYHGQGSFDVFSHEKSVLKQTTRFDLPFRYPNTKDALKKVKLFIK from the coding sequence ATGGAGAATTACAGTGATTTAATTGAAAAACAAAGAGAATTTTTTCTTAGCGGCAAAACAAAGAATCTTTCATTCAGACTAGAGGCTTTGAACTTGTTAAGGCGATTGATTAAGAGTCACGAACAGGAACTGATGGATGCTTTAAAAGCGGATTTGAATAAAACGGAATTTGATTCATACTTAACAGAGATTGGAATTGTTCTAGAGGAATTGCGTTTCACCATAAAACATGTTCGTAAGTGGGCACGGCCTCGAAAAGTAAAGTCGACTCTGACCTTGTTTGGTTCAAAAAGTTTTATATATCCTGAGCCTTATGGAGTTGCTCTTGTCATCGCTCCATGGAATTATCCTTTCCAGCTGGCCGTAGCTCCGTTGATTGGTGCTATAGCAGCGGGCAACTGTGCGATTTTAAAGCCTTCTGAACTGACTCCCCATACGTCCGGTGTTCTTTCAAAGCTCATTCATGAAAACTTTCCTGAGGAGTACGTGGCAGTGGTAGAAGGAGGCGTGGAAGCAAGCCAGGGTTTGCTAAAAGAGAAACTGGATTATATTTTTTTTACAGGCAGTGTTCCAGTCGGCAGGATCATTATGGAAGCCGCAGCAAAGAACCTGACACCTGTTACACTTGAATTGGGCGGAAAAAGTCCATGCATAGTACATCATGATGCCCACTTAAAATTCGCAGCAAAAAGGATAGCCTGGGGCAAGTTCATGAATGCGGGTCAAACTTGCGTGGCTCCCGATTATCTATATGTCCATAAAAGGGTAAAAGAAGAATTCTTGATGCTGCTAAAGGAATCAGTAAAAGAATTATACACCATGGATGCCATCTCAAGCGGTAACTTTACGAAAATTGTAAGTGAAAGACACTTTAACAGATTAGCAGCATTCCTCGATAATGGTAAGACATACTTTGGAGGAAGAACAAATAAAGAAGCTCTTGCAATTGAGCCTACTGTTCTTACAAATATCGATTGGAAGGATAAAGTAATGGAGGATGAAATTTTCGGCCCCATACTTCCTGTCCTTGAGTATGATGATTTGCCAGAAATGATATCTAAAATAAATGCCCGTCCCAAGCCGCTCGCACTCTATATTTTTTCAGAAAGTGAACAAGTCCAAAAAATGATCCTTGATCATATATCCTTTGGCGGAGGATGCATCAATGATACCGTTTACCACCTAAGTTCGCCTTATCTGCCGTTTGGAGGCGTAGGTGAAAGCGGCATCGGTGCCTACCATGGACAAGGCAGTTTTGATGTGTTTTCACATGAAAAAAGTGTGTTGAAGCAAACCACTCGCTTCGATCTTCCTTTCCGGTATCCCAATACGAAGGATGCTCTAAAAAAAGTGAAGCTATTTATCAAGTAG
- a CDS encoding YebC/PmpR family DNA-binding transcriptional regulator yields the protein MGRKWNNIKEKKASKDANTSRVYSKFALEIYVAARQGEPNPESNQALKFVLERAKTYNVPRVIIDRAIDKAKGGAEENYQELRYEGFGPNGSMVIVDALTNNVNRTASNVRAAFGKNGGNMGVAGSVSYMFDKTAVIGFEGKSADEALEILMEADLDARDILEEEESVIIYGEPDQFHAIQEAFRNAGITDFTVAELTMLPQTEVTLDAETEAQFEKLVDALEDLEDVQQVYHNVELS from the coding sequence ATGGGTCGTAAATGGAACAACATCAAAGAAAAAAAAGCTTCGAAGGATGCAAATACAAGCAGGGTTTATTCAAAATTTGCGCTTGAAATTTATGTTGCAGCCAGACAAGGTGAGCCAAATCCAGAATCCAACCAGGCGCTTAAATTCGTCCTAGAAAGAGCGAAGACATATAATGTACCAAGGGTGATCATTGACCGCGCAATTGATAAAGCAAAGGGCGGAGCTGAGGAAAATTATCAGGAGCTGCGATACGAAGGGTTTGGTCCTAATGGCTCCATGGTTATCGTTGATGCCCTTACAAACAATGTAAACCGTACCGCGTCCAATGTTCGGGCAGCGTTCGGCAAGAACGGCGGAAACATGGGGGTTGCCGGATCAGTTTCCTATATGTTCGATAAAACGGCGGTAATCGGGTTTGAAGGAAAATCAGCTGATGAGGCACTCGAAATATTAATGGAAGCAGATCTTGACGCACGTGATATACTTGAGGAAGAAGAATCTGTCATTATTTATGGTGAACCGGATCAATTCCATGCTATCCAGGAAGCATTCAGAAATGCGGGTATTACTGATTTTACTGTAGCCGAACTGACCATGCTTCCACAGACTGAAGTCACTCTTGATGCAGAAACTGAAGCACAGTTCGAAAAGCTTGTTGATGCACTGGAAGATCTGGAAGATGTCCAGCAAGTTTACCATAATGTTGAATTGTCCTAA
- a CDS encoding erythromycin esterase family protein, translating into MVNNQKLIQSIGEHAIKIDTYNDLDSMIEAAANKKYVMLGEASHGTSEFYTLRAELSKRLIKDHGFSFIAVEGDWPSCFTVNQYIKGYISGDARKALKDFDRWPSWMWANEEILELVNWLKSHNVSAKDKVGFYGLDVYSLWESMEEIIWQLEKISPGDVESAKQAFSCFEPFDRRGENYAISSAYYGEDCTEEVIKVLIDLQKKRRHYPQEQEGDLNLEVNSLVMLDAERYYRAMARGGAEDWNIRDTHMVTALEKVMKVHGEGAKAIIWEHNTHIGDARATDMAEEGMINVGQILREKYGQQVYAIGFGTHHGTVIASDEWGGSVEVMEVPDAETGSWEDALHQAGAFDKYLLFNKNNKKEFGNVVGHRAIGVVYDPELEHLGNYVPSRIAERYDAFIFADKTTALIPLFK; encoded by the coding sequence ATGGTTAATAACCAAAAGCTGATTCAATCTATCGGAGAACATGCGATTAAGATTGATACATACAATGATCTTGACAGTATGATTGAAGCTGCGGCAAATAAAAAGTATGTCATGCTTGGTGAAGCTTCTCACGGAACATCGGAGTTCTATACACTGAGGGCTGAGCTCAGCAAAAGACTAATTAAAGATCACGGCTTTTCGTTCATAGCTGTGGAAGGGGATTGGCCGTCTTGTTTCACAGTGAATCAATATATTAAAGGATACATCAGTGGGGATGCGCGTAAAGCATTAAAAGATTTTGACCGCTGGCCTTCCTGGATGTGGGCCAACGAGGAGATTCTTGAACTTGTGAATTGGTTAAAGAGCCATAACGTATCAGCGAAGGACAAGGTGGGCTTTTATGGTCTTGATGTCTATAGCCTGTGGGAGTCAATGGAGGAAATCATCTGGCAGCTTGAAAAAATCTCACCGGGTGATGTGGAATCAGCTAAGCAGGCATTTTCCTGTTTTGAACCGTTTGACCGGCGTGGGGAAAATTATGCTATCTCATCGGCTTATTATGGAGAAGATTGTACCGAAGAAGTGATCAAAGTATTGATTGACCTTCAGAAGAAGCGAAGGCATTATCCACAGGAGCAGGAAGGAGACTTGAATCTTGAAGTCAACAGCCTGGTGATGCTGGATGCAGAACGTTATTACAGAGCCATGGCCAGGGGCGGTGCAGAGGATTGGAATATCCGGGATACCCATATGGTTACCGCATTGGAAAAAGTGATGAAAGTGCATGGAGAAGGTGCAAAAGCAATCATCTGGGAGCATAACACACATATTGGAGATGCAAGGGCAACAGATATGGCAGAGGAAGGGATGATAAACGTAGGGCAAATTTTACGGGAGAAATACGGGCAGCAGGTTTATGCTATCGGTTTTGGGACTCATCATGGCACAGTCATTGCATCAGACGAATGGGGAGGCAGCGTCGAAGTTATGGAGGTGCCGGATGCTGAAACTGGAAGTTGGGAGGATGCTTTGCATCAAGCGGGCGCCTTTGATAAATATCTTCTCTTCAATAAAAACAACAAAAAGGAATTTGGAAATGTGGTCGGACACCGGGCAATAGGAGTGGTATATGATCCTGAGCTAGAACATTTAGGAAACTATGTCCCATCCAGAATCGCTGAAAGATATGATGCGTTTATTTTTGCCGATAAGACAACTGCTTTGATTCCACTATTCAAATGA
- a CDS encoding spore coat protein, whose translation MTNILHNLAGMAGMTDQVIAADYLISIKSAIRNLSFAITETATPELRDAFREQLRSAVENHENITNYLIETGFYHPHNLSEQIRVDIDTADTALKLAD comes from the coding sequence ATGACAAATATTTTGCACAATTTGGCTGGAATGGCTGGGATGACAGATCAAGTAATCGCAGCAGATTATCTGATTTCCATTAAGTCTGCCATACGCAATCTTTCATTTGCCATAACGGAAACAGCTACACCTGAATTAAGAGATGCTTTTCGTGAACAGCTCAGATCAGCTGTAGAGAACCATGAAAATATCACTAACTACCTGATTGAAACTGGGTTTTATCACCCTCATAATCTTAGTGAACAAATCAGGGTGGATATTGATACAGCCGATACTGCTTTGAAGCTTGCTGATTAG
- a CDS encoding MFS transporter, with product MKFRENEKLSIYNGLASTAATNMVNGYIPLFAISVLGATNQQLGLIVSLPSIIGMLALIPGAIWLNRVQSKKNFAVISTLFTRLLFSLILFVPFLGNQYAAWGLVILIALLNFPGALSGLSWQSMIGDLVPEKRRGEFFSSRNRYNTIAAMAITFGTGVFLQQFDKENAFPYQLLFVAALLFAVLEVYFLVKHQEPKKAKVIDNKEEKGKKLLLNLYNHKPFLAFVISALLFSFSAQMAWSLFSIYQIKEANATALWLSLFSVTNQLAQIISIKWWANAADRRGNSFVLFLAAAGMATALALTILSTNLVYLTLINLWIGLFVSGTNLLLFNQLLKTSPEKGRTNYIANYNFLLSIVGFIAPQMGVMLLNGFGMASAMNLISLFRMIAAFSFLFVAIKLERRVIAESL from the coding sequence TTGAAATTTCGTGAAAATGAGAAGTTGAGCATTTATAACGGACTTGCTTCAACCGCCGCTACAAATATGGTTAATGGGTATATACCATTGTTTGCTATAAGTGTTCTCGGAGCCACAAACCAGCAATTAGGGCTGATTGTCTCTCTTCCTTCAATTATAGGGATGCTTGCATTGATTCCAGGTGCCATTTGGCTTAACCGTGTCCAAAGCAAAAAGAATTTTGCGGTTATCTCTACTTTATTCACCCGTTTGCTATTCAGCTTGATTCTTTTTGTCCCTTTTCTGGGGAATCAGTATGCAGCATGGGGGCTGGTAATCCTGATCGCTCTGCTCAACTTCCCTGGTGCTCTATCAGGTCTTTCTTGGCAATCCATGATTGGTGACCTGGTACCTGAAAAGCGGCGAGGAGAATTTTTCAGCTCACGCAATAGATATAACACAATCGCTGCTATGGCTATAACTTTTGGTACCGGAGTGTTTTTGCAGCAATTTGATAAAGAAAATGCGTTTCCTTATCAGCTATTATTTGTTGCTGCATTATTATTTGCCGTATTAGAAGTGTATTTTCTTGTTAAACACCAAGAACCTAAAAAAGCAAAAGTAATAGATAACAAAGAAGAAAAAGGCAAGAAGCTCTTGCTTAATTTGTACAATCATAAACCTTTTTTAGCGTTCGTAATATCCGCATTATTGTTCAGTTTTTCTGCGCAGATGGCTTGGTCCCTGTTCAGTATCTATCAAATAAAAGAGGCAAACGCGACAGCCCTCTGGCTGAGTTTGTTTTCGGTTACCAACCAGCTGGCACAAATCATCAGTATCAAATGGTGGGCAAATGCTGCCGACCGGAGGGGCAACAGCTTTGTTTTATTCCTCGCTGCTGCGGGGATGGCTACAGCTCTTGCTTTAACGATTCTTTCAACCAATCTTGTATATTTAACTTTGATCAATCTATGGATTGGCTTATTCGTCTCTGGAACCAACCTTCTGTTATTTAACCAGCTTCTAAAGACCTCGCCTGAAAAAGGCCGTACAAATTATATTGCGAACTATAACTTCCTGCTTTCAATTGTTGGATTTATTGCCCCGCAGATGGGTGTCATGCTATTAAATGGTTTTGGCATGGCCTCAGCTATGAATTTGATTTCATTGTTCAGGATGATTGCCGCGTTCTCTTTCTTGTTTGTTGCTATCAAATTAGAACGCAGAGTAATAGCAGAATCTCTTTAA
- a CDS encoding spore coat protein translates to MEMDYLDPQGAEHMPEMADASFALDFLLWIKTGIHTYGIALTEVANGELRNALYKQMELAIDLHAEVTDLMMEKGWLYPHDVGKQVELDLKSADMAVSIGKMDLFPIDTDRLGMFATPNK, encoded by the coding sequence ATGGAAATGGATTATCTTGATCCCCAAGGTGCCGAGCACATGCCTGAAATGGCAGATGCATCCTTTGCACTTGATTTTCTCCTCTGGATCAAAACCGGAATACATACTTACGGTATCGCTTTAACAGAAGTAGCCAACGGGGAACTAAGGAATGCTTTGTACAAACAAATGGAATTAGCAATAGACCTTCATGCCGAAGTAACCGATTTAATGATGGAAAAGGGCTGGCTTTATCCACATGATGTTGGGAAACAAGTTGAACTGGATTTGAAATCTGCTGACATGGCAGTCAGCATCGGTAAAATGGATCTTTTCCCGATTGACACGGATCGGCTTGGAATGTTCGCGACACCGAATAAATAA
- a CDS encoding LLM class flavin-dependent oxidoreductase — MKLSILDQAPVSANQTAKQALEQSVLLAQAGEKLGYTRYWIAEHHDMPGLACPAPEVMLPYIGARTSRIRIGSGAVLLPHYKPYKVAEIYNLLATLFPARVDIGIGRAPGGSAEVTNALSEHFLQNVWKMPESLKDLLHFIRNDHPAGSELAKITASPVPETPPEPWLLGTSEKSALLAAEQGIAYAFGLFMSDKDARELLHSYKNSFQPGSFQKPKTILAVSAICAETSEQAEEISLSSLIWSIQRSKGMGLPGVPSITEAKSHRLSATEKDEIDRMRQKMIIGNPVEVKNRLLELHNQTQTDEIMIVTITHSPEDRQNSYKLISEQLLEP, encoded by the coding sequence ATGAAATTAAGCATTCTTGATCAGGCACCTGTCTCGGCAAACCAAACAGCCAAACAAGCATTGGAGCAATCTGTCTTGCTGGCACAGGCAGGAGAAAAGCTAGGATATACACGGTACTGGATCGCCGAGCACCATGATATGCCGGGACTAGCCTGTCCAGCACCCGAAGTAATGCTCCCATATATAGGTGCCAGGACAAGCAGGATCCGTATAGGTTCTGGTGCTGTTTTGCTCCCTCATTACAAGCCTTACAAAGTCGCAGAGATATACAATCTGCTGGCCACTCTATTCCCGGCTCGCGTTGATATTGGGATTGGCCGGGCTCCAGGGGGATCTGCAGAAGTAACAAATGCTTTGTCTGAACATTTTCTTCAAAATGTATGGAAGATGCCTGAATCTTTAAAGGATTTGCTTCATTTCATACGAAACGATCACCCTGCTGGAAGTGAACTTGCAAAAATCACAGCCTCTCCAGTGCCAGAAACTCCTCCAGAACCGTGGCTGCTGGGGACCAGCGAGAAAAGTGCTTTGCTTGCAGCGGAACAAGGGATTGCCTATGCATTTGGGTTGTTTATGAGCGACAAGGATGCCCGAGAGCTCTTACATAGTTATAAAAATTCTTTCCAGCCGGGGAGTTTTCAAAAGCCGAAAACAATATTGGCTGTTTCAGCAATATGTGCTGAAACTAGTGAACAAGCTGAGGAAATTTCCTTAAGCTCTCTCATTTGGAGTATTCAGAGAAGTAAGGGAATGGGCCTCCCTGGGGTTCCTTCGATTACTGAGGCAAAGTCACACCGTTTATCTGCAACTGAAAAGGATGAGATTGACCGTATGAGACAAAAGATGATCATTGGAAATCCTGTTGAGGTAAAAAATAGACTTCTTGAGCTACATAACCAAACTCAAACAGATGAAATTATGATTGTAACCATTACACATTCGCCAGAGGATCGGCAGAATTCCTATAAATTGATTTCAGAACAATTGCTGGAACCGTAA
- a CDS encoding spore coat protein: MEKDTLAFHETMEAHEILNYKTISVLKSKLMQGLCFDNDLKALMDKDVQQSIAAIEELKGFYKGARTKPMKEGDQ; the protein is encoded by the coding sequence ATGGAAAAAGATACTCTTGCTTTCCACGAGACGATGGAAGCACATGAAATATTGAATTATAAAACGATAAGTGTCCTAAAGTCCAAATTAATGCAAGGCCTTTGTTTTGATAACGATTTAAAGGCATTGATGGATAAGGATGTTCAACAATCAATAGCTGCGATTGAGGAGTTAAAAGGATTTTATAAGGGTGCCAGGACTAAACCAATGAAGGAAGGTGACCAATGA
- a CDS encoding mechanosensitive ion channel family protein has protein sequence MVDTIIRDISREDIIRLAIFLALIILLNWGIKRIAQLTAAKQSRWFQKALPIIDSLADWITFYGIIILLLLTFSKNDWLFYTLYTHGEVEVTALLIVIAFLIVSLAHRLVKLFNKYILSSVYDYYGVDRGLGYTFNQIIYYIVMFAALAVSLTSVGINLTAIGAVFGVLGIGIGFGMRNVAGNFVSGIIILFERPIEVGEIIQINEKVGRVEKIRLRSTIIRTAKEGTLIVPNQYFIEQIIKNRTSARMMAQVRVSIAFGIDTEVVQALLEQAATEIKEKENGILDSPEPDIRFVDFNSRAMEFLIEIPVVNFEIKEKIESKMRHMAAAIFIKNNIQLPSIPFQIIDKSEPPFGNEG, from the coding sequence GTGGTAGATACTATTATCAGGGACATTTCCCGCGAGGATATCATCAGACTGGCGATATTCCTGGCTCTGATCATTCTTTTAAATTGGGGAATTAAAAGGATCGCTCAGTTAACTGCAGCAAAGCAATCAAGATGGTTTCAGAAAGCACTGCCAATAATCGATTCCTTGGCAGACTGGATAACCTTTTATGGCATAATCATTTTGCTCCTGTTAACTTTTTCAAAGAATGACTGGCTTTTTTATACGCTTTATACTCACGGTGAAGTAGAGGTCACAGCCTTGCTGATTGTCATAGCTTTTTTGATTGTGTCTCTGGCACACAGACTGGTAAAGCTTTTCAACAAGTATATTTTGTCTTCTGTCTACGATTACTATGGAGTGGACAGAGGCCTGGGTTATACCTTCAATCAAATCATTTATTATATCGTTATGTTTGCAGCATTGGCTGTAAGCCTGACAAGTGTCGGGATTAACCTGACTGCCATCGGGGCGGTGTTCGGTGTCCTGGGCATTGGCATTGGCTTTGGAATGAGGAATGTTGCAGGTAACTTTGTTTCCGGAATCATCATTTTGTTTGAAAGACCGATTGAAGTAGGGGAGATTATCCAAATCAATGAAAAAGTAGGGCGTGTTGAAAAAATACGATTAAGATCAACCATCATTCGTACTGCTAAGGAAGGCACTTTGATTGTTCCTAATCAATATTTTATTGAACAGATCATCAAGAACCGAACAAGTGCAAGAATGATGGCTCAGGTAAGGGTAAGTATCGCTTTTGGCATTGATACCGAAGTTGTACAGGCACTTCTTGAGCAAGCAGCCACTGAAATCAAGGAAAAAGAAAATGGCATCCTCGATTCTCCAGAGCCAGACATCCGTTTTGTTGATTTTAATAGCAGGGCTATGGAGTTTCTGATTGAAATCCCCGTAGTGAACTTCGAAATCAAAGAAAAAATAGAAAGTAAAATGAGGCATATGGCGGCCGCAATTTTCATTAAAAATAATATCCAGCTGCCGAGCATTCCGTTTCAAATAATCGATAAAAGCGAACCACCATTCGGAAATGAGGGTTAA
- a CDS encoding SDR family oxidoreductase: MKVFVVGANGQIGKLLVEFLKESADHNVRAMLRKQEQAKEFETKGIETAIASLEGSVEDIASAAKGCDAVVFAAGSGGQTGLDKTLLVDLDGAVKTVEAAEQAGIDRFIMISALQAHNRENWSETIKPYYVAKHYADRALLQSSLNYTIIRPGGLLNEQGTGKIMVAENLGSGTIPRIDVARTILACLNEERTFKKSFDLLSGDTEVAEALKSL, from the coding sequence ATGAAAGTATTTGTTGTTGGTGCAAACGGGCAGATTGGCAAACTACTTGTTGAGTTTCTTAAGGAAAGCGCTGACCATAACGTAAGAGCCATGCTTAGAAAACAGGAACAGGCTAAGGAATTTGAAACAAAAGGTATAGAAACGGCAATCGCCAGCTTAGAAGGATCAGTAGAGGATATTGCATCAGCCGCAAAAGGCTGCGATGCGGTTGTATTCGCAGCAGGTTCAGGAGGACAAACAGGTCTCGATAAAACTCTCCTGGTCGATCTAGACGGTGCCGTTAAAACAGTGGAAGCTGCAGAACAGGCGGGTATTGACAGGTTCATAATGATCAGTGCCCTGCAAGCACACAATCGTGAGAATTGGTCAGAGACAATAAAGCCTTATTATGTCGCAAAACACTATGCTGACCGGGCCTTGCTTCAGAGCAGCTTGAACTATACCATTATCAGGCCTGGCGGTTTACTGAATGAACAAGGTACCGGTAAAATTATGGTTGCCGAAAACCTTGGAAGCGGCACTATACCTAGGATTGACGTAGCCAGGACCATCCTTGCATGTTTGAATGAAGAAAGGACTTTCAAGAAGTCTTTTGACTTATTATCCGGGGATACAGAAGTGGCTGAGGCACTTAAAAGCTTATAA